The Thermococcus sp. M39 genome window below encodes:
- a CDS encoding DNA polymerase domain-containing protein, translating to MILDTDYITKDGKPIIRIFKKENGEFKIELDRNFQPYIYALLENDEAIGEVKKITAKRGNKTVRILKAEKVQKKFLGRPIEVWKLIFEHPQDVPAIRDKIREHPKVIDIFEYDIPFAKRYLIDKGLIPMEGEEELKLLAFDIETFYHEGDQFGEGEIIMISYADENEAKVITWKKIDLPYVEVVSSEREMIKRFIQIVREKDPDVLITYNGDNFDLPYLLKRAQKLGLRLFISRDKEHPEPKIQRMGDRFAVEIKGRIHFDLFPVVRRAINLPTYTLEAVYEAVLGKKKSKLEAAEITAIWESEEGMKELAKYSMEDAKATYELGKEFFPMEAELARLIGQSVWDVSRSSTGNLVEWFLLRIAYQRNELAPNKPSDEEYQRRLKTTYIGGYVKEPERGLWGNIVYLDFKALYPSIIVTHNVSPDTLEKEGCKNYDVAPIVGYRFCKDFKGFIPSILEELIETRTKIKKEMKATIDPVKKKMLDYRQKAIKLLANSILPDEWVFVLENNHPRFLGIGELVDKMIDANPEKVKIVDGSEVLEVSDLWTISFDKSSKKAHLSKIKAVIRHRYRGKAYRIKLSSGRSIKITQGHSLFTVKGSEIKEITGDELKEGDVIIVPKRFKLDGREMFIILPRLFALLPPEETEDIILTISTRGKKNFFRGMLRALKWIFGEEEKRIRTFNRYLSHLEELGFVRVKPRGFEVIDWEKLKNYKKLYEILSQNVKYNGNKGEYFIKFNDLRDVIEAFPPEELAEWKIGTLNGFRMNSIVKLDKDFARFLGYYVSEGSARKQRNQTGGSSYTVRLYNENEEILKDMEHVSKVLFSEVKKTEKYVEISKKVAYLIVKAMCGIGAENKRIPEPIFLAPEEIRWEFLNAYFLGDGDVHPSKRLRLSTKSELLANQLVFLLNSLGISSIKLGFDSGVYRIYINEDLPFLRTGRQKNNYYSNLIPKEVLEIVFGKRFQKNMSFAKFKELVEKGELDWEKARLIEWLVEGDLVLDRVEKVEEFRYDGYVYDLSVENDENFLAGFGWLYAHNSFYGYMGYPKARWYSKECAESVTAWGRTYIEMTIKEIEEKFGFKVLYADTDGLYATIPGTNAETIKKKAKEFLKYINSKLPGLLELEYEGFYVRGFFVTKKRYALIDEEGKIITRGLEVVRRDWSEIAKETQAKVLEAILKDGSIEKAVEIVKKVVEDLANYKVPLEKLVIHEQITKSLDEYKATGPHVAVAKRLKAKGIKVRPGMIISYIILKGDKKISERAILLSEYDPKKHKYDPDYYIEHQVLPAVLRILEAFGYRKEDLRYQKTKQLGLGAWLNMRK from the coding sequence ATGATCCTTGACACTGACTACATCACGAAAGATGGAAAGCCAATAATCAGGATTTTCAAGAAAGAAAATGGTGAGTTCAAGATAGAGCTTGATAGGAACTTCCAGCCTTACATTTACGCTCTTCTTGAAAATGATGAGGCAATTGGAGAGGTTAAAAAGATAACAGCAAAGAGAGGAAATAAAACTGTCAGAATTTTGAAAGCTGAAAAAGTTCAGAAAAAGTTCTTGGGGAGACCAATAGAAGTGTGGAAGCTGATTTTTGAACATCCACAAGATGTTCCAGCAATCAGAGACAAGATAAGGGAGCACCCAAAAGTAATTGACATTTTTGAGTATGACATTCCTTTTGCAAAGCGCTATCTCATTGATAAGGGCTTAATCCCGATGGAAGGAGAGGAAGAGCTCAAGCTTCTTGCCTTTGATATAGAGACATTCTACCATGAAGGAGACCAGTTTGGAGAAGGCGAGATAATAATGATAAGCTATGCTGATGAGAACGAGGCAAAAGTAATAACGTGGAAAAAGATTGACCTGCCATATGTTGAGGTCGTTTCCAGCGAGAGGGAGATGATAAAGCGCTTCATTCAAATTGTCAGAGAGAAAGACCCCGATGTTCTCATAACATACAACGGAGATAATTTTGACTTACCATACCTTCTCAAAAGAGCCCAGAAATTAGGATTACGGCTTTTTATTTCAAGGGATAAGGAGCATCCAGAGCCAAAAATACAAAGAATGGGTGACAGATTCGCTGTTGAGATAAAAGGAAGGATTCATTTTGATCTATTCCCCGTTGTAAGGAGAGCAATAAACCTGCCAACATACACCCTTGAGGCAGTGTATGAGGCAGTTTTAGGTAAGAAGAAGAGCAAACTTGAGGCTGCAGAGATAACTGCAATCTGGGAAAGCGAGGAAGGAATGAAAGAGCTTGCAAAATACTCAATGGAAGACGCCAAAGCAACTTATGAACTGGGTAAAGAGTTCTTCCCTATGGAAGCAGAGTTAGCAAGGTTAATAGGGCAAAGTGTCTGGGATGTTTCTCGCTCATCAACTGGAAACTTGGTTGAGTGGTTTTTACTCAGGATTGCTTATCAGAGAAACGAACTCGCTCCAAATAAGCCGAGCGATGAAGAATACCAGAGAAGATTAAAGACAACATATATTGGTGGCTACGTTAAAGAGCCGGAAAGAGGATTATGGGGAAACATCGTGTATTTGGATTTCAAAGCTCTATACCCCTCAATCATAGTTACGCACAACGTTTCACCCGATACTCTCGAAAAGGAAGGCTGTAAAAACTACGATGTTGCCCCAATTGTTGGTTATCGCTTTTGTAAAGACTTCAAGGGCTTCATACCATCTATACTTGAAGAACTCATCGAAACAAGAACAAAGATAAAGAAGGAAATGAAGGCTACAATTGACCCAGTGAAAAAGAAGATGCTCGATTACAGACAGAAGGCAATTAAGCTTTTAGCAAACAGCATACTTCCAGATGAATGGGTATTTGTACTTGAAAACAATCACCCAAGATTCCTCGGAATTGGAGAGCTTGTCGATAAGATGATAGACGCCAATCCTGAAAAAGTAAAAATAGTTGACGGAAGTGAAGTTCTTGAAGTCTCAGACCTCTGGACGATCTCATTTGATAAAAGTTCCAAAAAAGCCCACCTCTCAAAGATTAAAGCGGTAATAAGACACAGATACAGAGGGAAGGCATATAGGATAAAGCTCAGCTCAGGAAGGAGTATTAAGATAACCCAAGGACACAGCCTGTTCACAGTTAAAGGAAGTGAAATCAAGGAGATAACGGGAGATGAACTTAAAGAAGGAGACGTAATCATTGTTCCCAAGAGGTTCAAGCTCGATGGGAGAGAGATGTTCATAATTCTGCCCCGTCTCTTTGCTTTACTCCCACCCGAAGAGACAGAAGACATAATCCTAACAATTTCCACTAGGGGCAAAAAGAACTTCTTCAGAGGAATGCTCAGAGCCTTGAAGTGGATTTTTGGTGAAGAAGAAAAAAGGATTAGAACGTTCAATCGCTATCTGTCCCATCTTGAAGAACTCGGCTTCGTAAGAGTTAAGCCAAGAGGATTTGAGGTAATTGACTGGGAGAAGTTAAAGAATTACAAAAAGCTCTATGAAATACTGAGTCAAAATGTCAAATACAATGGCAATAAAGGAGAGTACTTCATAAAGTTCAACGATTTGAGGGATGTCATTGAAGCGTTTCCGCCCGAAGAGCTTGCTGAATGGAAGATTGGAACTTTAAACGGCTTCCGCATGAATAGTATAGTCAAGCTTGACAAGGACTTTGCCAGATTTTTGGGATACTACGTGAGCGAAGGCTCAGCAAGGAAGCAGAGAAATCAGACAGGTGGATCCAGCTATACTGTGAGACTCTACAACGAAAATGAAGAAATCCTGAAGGACATGGAACATGTCTCCAAAGTTCTCTTTAGTGAAGTTAAGAAGACCGAGAAATACGTGGAGATTTCAAAGAAAGTGGCATATCTAATCGTCAAAGCTATGTGTGGAATTGGTGCAGAAAATAAAAGAATACCAGAGCCAATCTTCCTTGCACCCGAAGAGATAAGATGGGAGTTTTTGAATGCATATTTCCTCGGCGATGGAGATGTTCATCCAAGCAAAAGACTAAGGCTGTCCACAAAGAGCGAGCTCTTAGCAAATCAGCTTGTGTTTCTGCTCAACAGTCTTGGAATCTCATCAATAAAGCTTGGTTTTGACAGCGGAGTTTACAGAATTTACATCAATGAAGACTTGCCATTCCTGAGAACTGGGAGACAGAAAAACAATTATTACTCAAACCTGATTCCAAAAGAAGTTTTAGAAATAGTGTTTGGAAAGAGGTTCCAGAAGAACATGAGCTTTGCAAAATTCAAAGAGCTCGTTGAAAAAGGAGAGCTTGATTGGGAGAAAGCAAGGCTTATAGAGTGGCTCGTTGAGGGTGATTTAGTGTTAGATAGGGTAGAGAAGGTTGAAGAGTTCAGGTATGATGGATACGTTTATGACCTAAGTGTTGAAAACGATGAAAACTTTTTAGCAGGTTTTGGCTGGCTCTATGCTCACAACAGCTTCTACGGCTATATGGGCTATCCAAAGGCAAGATGGTACTCAAAAGAATGCGCTGAGAGCGTAACAGCATGGGGAAGAACATACATAGAAATGACGATTAAAGAAATAGAGGAAAAATTCGGATTTAAAGTTCTATATGCAGACACAGATGGTCTATATGCCACAATACCCGGCACCAATGCCGAAACTATCAAGAAGAAGGCCAAAGAATTCTTAAAATACATCAACTCTAAACTCCCTGGATTGCTGGAGCTTGAGTATGAAGGATTTTACGTGAGAGGGTTCTTCGTTACAAAGAAGAGGTATGCACTGATAGACGAAGAGGGTAAGATAATCACAAGGGGACTTGAGGTTGTGAGAAGAGACTGGAGCGAGATAGCAAAGGAAACTCAAGCAAAAGTCTTGGAGGCAATTCTGAAAGACGGTAGCATCGAAAAAGCCGTTGAAATAGTCAAGAAAGTAGTCGAGGACTTGGCAAACTACAAAGTTCCACTTGAAAAGCTCGTGATTCACGAACAGATAACAAAAAGTTTAGATGAGTATAAAGCCACTGGACCTCATGTGGCAGTTGCAAAGAGGCTCAAAGCTAAGGGCATTAAAGTGAGACCGGGAATGATAATCAGCTATATAATCCTCAAGGGGGACAAGAAAATCAGCGAAAGGGCAATTCTGTTGAGTGAATATGACCCAAAGAAGCACAAGTACGACCCAGATTATTACATCGAGCACCAAGTTCTGCCAGCAGTTTTGAGGATTTTGGAAGCTTTCGGATATAGGAAGGAGGATTTAAGATATCAGAAGACCAAGCAACTTGGATTAGGAGCTTGGTTGAATATGAGAAAGTGA
- a CDS encoding HAD family hydrolase produces the protein MKLVSFDVWNTLLDINVMLEELTKALAELTKKEYKEVFEKIMEARGKIKELRKSKRGNPEKALEESQEILAKKLGCDVEIIKRAAAKATLRVDERIVIKRAVEGLKAAKERGLIIITTGNVMFWPSAYTRLILERFGLADFIDKQFYSDELKAYKPMREVFLKPLEYFGVKPEEALHIGDTYAEDFEGALNAGLWAVWINPDAEKVERIAESGFVVRNAGELGEVLEKIKI, from the coding sequence ATGAAGCTTGTGAGTTTTGATGTCTGGAACACCCTCTTGGATATCAACGTTATGCTGGAGGAACTGACAAAAGCCTTGGCTGAGCTGACAAAGAAAGAGTATAAAGAGGTTTTTGAAAAAATCATGGAAGCAAGAGGGAAAATCAAGGAGCTGAGGAAGAGCAAAAGAGGCAACCCAGAGAAAGCCCTTGAGGAAAGCCAGGAAATCCTTGCGAAAAAGCTTGGCTGTGATGTTGAAATCATCAAGAGGGCGGCTGCTAAAGCAACGCTCAGAGTTGATGAGAGGATTGTCATTAAAAGAGCAGTTGAAGGCTTGAAAGCAGCAAAAGAGAGAGGTTTAATCATAATCACAACGGGCAATGTCATGTTCTGGCCTTCCGCCTATACGCGTTTAATTCTTGAGAGGTTTGGATTGGCGGACTTTATTGATAAGCAGTTTTATTCTGACGAGCTCAAAGCGTACAAGCCTATGAGAGAAGTTTTTCTGAAGCCGTTAGAGTATTTTGGAGTTAAGCCGGAAGAAGCACTTCACATAGGCGACACCTATGCGGAGGACTTTGAAGGGGCTTTAAATGCTGGGTTGTGGGCAGTCTGGATTAATCCAGATGCTGAGAAGGTCGAAAGGATAGCAGAGAGTGGCTTTGTGGTGAGGAATGCTGGAGAGTTAGGGGAGGTTTTGGAGAAAATCAAGATCTAG